In the genome of Bradyrhizobium arachidis, one region contains:
- the tesB gene encoding acyl-CoA thioesterase II, whose translation MSKSLFDLISILDLEQLEVNLFRGNSPKTDWQRVFGGQVIGQAMVAACRTVEGRLPHSLHCYFILPGDPKVPIIYQVERLRDGKSYSTRRVTAIQHGNAIFSIMVSFHAEEASAFDHQDKMPDVPPPEKLTAEEVAKQPIFKEMPEFIRRYYEMDRPIELRPVEIGRYFGQKVDDGRIHIWIRTAAKLPDDPALHLCALAYASDFSLLDAIMARYGRTLFDKRMMPASLDHAMWFHRPFRADEWLLYAQDSPNARGGRGLSRGLIFKPDGTLVASVAQEGSVRERKA comes from the coding sequence GCCTGTTCGACCTCATTTCGATCCTCGACCTCGAACAGCTCGAGGTGAACCTGTTCCGCGGCAACAGCCCGAAGACGGACTGGCAGCGGGTGTTTGGCGGCCAGGTGATCGGGCAGGCGATGGTCGCGGCCTGCCGCACCGTCGAGGGCCGCCTGCCGCATTCGCTGCATTGCTATTTCATCCTGCCGGGCGACCCGAAGGTCCCGATCATCTACCAGGTCGAGCGGCTGCGCGACGGCAAGAGCTATTCGACCCGCCGTGTCACCGCGATCCAGCACGGCAACGCGATCTTCTCGATCATGGTCTCATTCCATGCCGAGGAGGCGAGCGCCTTCGACCACCAGGACAAGATGCCCGATGTGCCGCCACCGGAGAAGCTGACCGCGGAGGAGGTGGCCAAGCAGCCGATCTTCAAGGAAATGCCGGAGTTCATCCGCCGCTATTACGAGATGGATCGTCCGATCGAATTGCGGCCCGTCGAGATCGGCCGCTATTTCGGCCAGAAGGTCGACGACGGCCGCATCCACATCTGGATCCGCACCGCGGCGAAGCTCCCCGACGATCCCGCGCTGCATCTGTGCGCGCTCGCCTATGCGTCGGACTTCTCGCTGCTCGATGCGATCATGGCGCGCTACGGCCGCACGCTGTTCGACAAGCGCATGATGCCGGCGAGCCTCGATCACGCGATGTGGTTTCACCGCCCGTTCCGCGCCGACGAATGGCTGCTCTACGCGCAGGATTCGCCGAACGCGCGCGGCGGCCGCGGCCTGTCGCGCGGCCTCATCTTCAAGCCCGACGGCACGCTGGTCGCGTCGGTGGCGCAGGAAGGCTCGGTGCGCGAGCGCAAGGCATGA
- a CDS encoding CaiB/BaiF CoA transferase family protein, protein MSMPAPDLTRGAVTGLKVVDLSRVLAGPLCTQMLADHGADVVKIEPPSGDETRGLGPPFDAAGQAAYFGAVNRGKRGMALDLSRANGRAVLEALLKDADVLVENFLPGTMERWGLGYEAHLSERFPRLIYCAISGFGADGPLGGLPGYDAVLQAMCGLMSINGTQDSGATRVGVPIVDYITGYNALTGILLALAARERSGRGQRVEVTLFDTALGLLVPHAANWLCSGSTPGRLGSAHPNIAPYDKFAAADGEIFLGILNDGQFRRFCQKVGRGDLLDDPRFRTNADRLGHVAALRAELERTLAGFKSDALCRELMQAGVPAGAVNTVPQAFAQAHVAHRDMLVESEGHRAPGIPVKLKQTPGSTGRRPPRFGEHAREILADAGFDEATIDRLIDTGVVTPQRKDSAQR, encoded by the coding sequence ATGAGCATGCCCGCACCAGATCTCACGCGCGGAGCGGTGACCGGCCTCAAGGTCGTCGATCTCTCGCGCGTGCTGGCGGGACCGCTGTGCACGCAGATGCTGGCCGATCATGGCGCCGACGTCGTCAAGATCGAGCCGCCATCCGGCGATGAGACGCGCGGTCTCGGGCCGCCCTTCGACGCGGCGGGACAGGCGGCGTATTTCGGCGCCGTCAATCGGGGCAAGCGCGGCATGGCGCTCGATCTGTCGCGCGCCAACGGGCGCGCGGTGCTCGAAGCGCTTCTGAAGGATGCCGATGTGCTGGTGGAGAATTTCCTGCCCGGCACCATGGAGCGCTGGGGGCTCGGATACGAGGCGCATCTGTCCGAACGCTTTCCGCGACTGATCTACTGCGCCATCTCCGGCTTTGGCGCCGATGGGCCGCTCGGCGGCCTGCCCGGCTACGATGCGGTGCTCCAGGCCATGTGCGGCCTGATGAGCATCAACGGCACACAGGACTCCGGCGCAACGCGCGTCGGTGTGCCCATCGTCGACTACATCACCGGCTACAATGCGCTCACCGGAATCCTGCTGGCGCTCGCGGCGCGCGAACGAAGCGGACGGGGGCAGCGCGTCGAGGTGACGCTGTTCGACACGGCGCTCGGCCTCCTGGTGCCGCACGCGGCGAACTGGCTTTGCTCGGGCAGCACGCCTGGTCGCCTCGGCAGCGCCCATCCCAACATCGCCCCTTACGACAAGTTCGCGGCGGCCGACGGCGAGATCTTTCTCGGCATCCTCAATGACGGCCAGTTCCGCCGCTTCTGCCAGAAGGTCGGGCGCGGCGATCTCCTGGATGATCCGCGCTTCCGGACCAACGCCGATCGGCTCGGCCACGTCGCCGCGCTTCGCGCTGAGCTGGAGCGTACGCTGGCCGGCTTCAAATCGGACGCGCTTTGCCGCGAGTTGATGCAGGCCGGCGTTCCCGCGGGCGCCGTCAACACCGTGCCGCAGGCGTTCGCGCAGGCGCATGTCGCCCACCGCGACATGCTGGTCGAGAGCGAGGGCCACCGCGCACCCGGCATTCCCGTGAAGCTCAAGCAGACGCCCGGCAGCACCGGACGTCGGCCGCCGCGTTTCGGCGAGCACGCCCGTGAAATTCTGGCGGATGCCGGCTTCGACGAGGCAACGATCGATCGCCTGATCGACACCGGCGTCGTCACGCCGCAACGGAAGGACAGCGCGCAACGATAG
- a CDS encoding Bug family tripartite tricarboxylate transporter substrate binding protein → MLKSARWAVGLLALLWSCASLAQTYPTRPVKIIVPYQAGQGTDVVARYLADHLSRTLGQRFYVENKPGAGGNIGAEQAAHSEPDGYTLMMGTNATQTMNEFMYPSMGFVPDKDFAPIILVGKLPLVITASPSFAGNNVADLITAAKAKPDRIDIALPSTTARVIFEFLKEVTGAPMFGVPYKGSATAMTDVLGGQVPLLIDTVTAVRTQIDDGKLKALGVTVLKPSELLPGVKPVAEQGVPDFEMAGWNAFYAPRDTPQAIIELLNGEFAKALALPETRKRLQELGFDPAGGTPTDLAKFEARERLKWGPVIKATGLQGG, encoded by the coding sequence ATGCTGAAATCCGCGAGATGGGCCGTGGGATTGCTGGCCCTGCTATGGAGCTGCGCAAGCCTTGCGCAAACCTATCCGACCAGGCCCGTCAAGATCATCGTTCCCTATCAGGCGGGCCAGGGCACCGACGTCGTGGCGCGATATCTGGCCGACCATTTGTCGCGGACGCTGGGCCAGCGCTTCTATGTCGAGAACAAGCCCGGCGCCGGCGGCAATATCGGGGCCGAGCAGGCGGCGCATTCCGAGCCCGACGGCTACACGCTGATGATGGGCACCAACGCTACCCAGACCATGAACGAGTTCATGTATCCTTCGATGGGCTTCGTGCCGGACAAGGATTTTGCCCCGATCATCCTGGTCGGCAAGCTGCCGCTGGTGATCACGGCCAGCCCGTCGTTTGCCGGAAACAACGTGGCGGATCTGATCACGGCCGCCAAGGCGAAGCCGGATAGGATCGACATCGCGCTGCCGAGCACGACGGCGCGCGTCATCTTCGAGTTTCTGAAGGAAGTGACTGGCGCGCCGATGTTCGGCGTCCCCTACAAGGGCTCCGCGACGGCGATGACCGACGTGCTCGGCGGGCAGGTGCCGCTGCTGATCGATACGGTCACGGCGGTGCGCACCCAGATCGATGACGGCAAGCTGAAGGCGCTCGGCGTCACCGTGCTGAAGCCGAGCGAGCTGCTGCCGGGCGTGAAGCCGGTGGCCGAGCAGGGCGTGCCCGATTTCGAGATGGCGGGATGGAATGCCTTCTACGCGCCGCGCGACACGCCGCAGGCCATCATCGAGCTTCTGAACGGCGAGTTCGCCAAGGCGCTGGCCTTGCCCGAGACGCGCAAGCGGCTGCAGGAGCTCGGCTTCGATCCGGCAGGCGGAACGCCGACGGACCTCGCCAAGTTCGAGGCGCGCGAGCGGCTCAAATGGGGGCCGGTGATCAAGGCGACGGGCTTGCAGGGCGGCTGA